The Epinephelus lanceolatus isolate andai-2023 chromosome 1, ASM4190304v1, whole genome shotgun sequence genome has a window encoding:
- the tpra1 gene encoding transmembrane protein adipocyte-associated 1 homolog — MLPTVTAVVRFTQYNGSISPTPLDNTSTFPTWPPTEDNITKPHKCLQVLYEDIGDSRVRFWDILLLVPNVAFFVFLMWKLPSARAKIRLTSSPIFVTFYLLVFVVAAVGITRAVVSMTVSASSAATIIDKVLWEITRFFLLAIELSVVILGLAFGHLESKSSIKRVLAITAVLALGYSITQGTLEILYPDSHLSAEDFNIYGHGGRHFWLASSCFFFLVYSLIVILPKTPVRERISLPSKRSFYVYAAILSLLNLVQGLGSALLCAGIIEGLCCVDVTTFLYFSAFAPLIYVTFLKGFFGSEPKILFSYKSQVDEPDESDVHLPPTVATTLGRKELTDQGLFYSSTQIDGSGPGSSRMVGAYLDDVASGPYGSSSINSIEAERWRPVIA; from the exons ATGCTACCCACAGTGACtgctgtggttaggtttactCAGTACAATGGCAGTATTTCACCTACACCATTGGACAACACGTCAACATTCCCAACTTGGCCACCTACTGAAGACAACATCACCAAGCCTCACAAATGTCTACAAGTTCTGTATGAGGACATTGGAGACTCCAG GGTACGATTCTGGGACATTTTACTGCTAGTGCCTAATGTGGCCTTCTTTGTATTCCTGATGTGGAAGCTGCCCTCAGCCAGGGCAAAGATTCGACTCACCTCCAGCCCTATCTTCGTCACCTTTTACTTGCTG GTGTTTGTTGTAGCGGCGGTTGGAATCACCCGGGCCGTAGTGTCAATGACTGTCAGTGCATCCAGTGCTGCCACCATCATAGACAAA GTGCTGTGGGAAATCACCCGATTTTTCTTGCTGGCTATTGAGCTCAGTGTTGTCATCTTGGGATTGGCTTTTG GTCACCTGGAGAGCAAGTCCAGTATAAAGCGAGTGCTGGCTATCACTGCAGTGCTGGCTCTGGGCTACTCCATTACACAG GGCACACTAGAGATCCTGTATCCAGACAGTCACCTGTCTGCTGAGGACTTCAACATCTACGGTCACGGAGGACGGCACTTCTGGTTGGCCAGCTCCTGCTTCTTCTTCCTG GTGTACTCTTTGATTGTGATCTTGCCTAAAACTCCAGTGAGGGAGAGGATATCTCTTCCAT CTAAGAGGAGTTTCTATGTATATGCTGCCATCCTGTCCTTACTGAACCTCGTCCAGGGCCTGGGCAGTGCTCTGCTATGTGCTGGAATCATAGAGGGACTGTG ctgtgtggatGTCACCACCTTCCTGTACTTCTCCGCCTTCGCTCCGCTCATTTATGTCACATTCCTCAAGGGCTTCTTTGG TTCAGAGCCCAAGATCCTGTTCTCCTACAAGTCACAGGTGGACGAGCCGGATGAAAGTGATGTCCACCTTCCCCCAACCGTCGCTACAACCCTTGGCCGTAAGGAGCTGACTGACCAAGGCCTGTTTTACTCCTCCACCCAGATTGATGGCTCTGGTCCCGGCAGCTCTCGTATGGTGGGAGCATACCTGGATGATGTTGCCTCCGGACCCTATGGGTCCAGCAGCATTAACAGCATTGAAGCTGAGCGTTGGAGACCTGTCATTGCTTGA
- the trim107 gene encoding zinc-binding protein A33: MDHPEASVLELTCPICLQLFSEPVSLPCGHIYCLACLQTMEEGLDQHSCPECQVEYQGTQALVKSSKMCSIIESYKATAGKASSTANPSDDDHVTIKSDVTEESNTKHQQDGATPGESQEESSECEGKDNFKSGSGCTERSISLDQEVGSSKGRKKMDGPKFRIASQVTELSLKLEMAEIVLKKEKELELEVTTANSQLREKASRLLGQIKELSQSYSVQVMQLIEEELGPGEANTGSRVSQATELTKQLRQAMLRAESLLTEDDETAFSDELQTLQPHIEELMAKPVGEEDDHVESKVNPTRACSKLEDMNAELRESIGEIQRSLRNTLNPSEVTFDPETAHPNLVLSEDLKTVTYSAAKQPYPPSPQRFTNLFQVLSTQSFYEGDHCWEVELEGSPWIIGVCYSGKLARSGVPSALESSRSSWCLMWFNNLLTAFEQGHDVPLKRTTLSRRLEIRLSFKTHRLSFYNISPVSGKTHVYTFKANLTEPVHLAYRMMSGHPKARVTIYS; this comes from the coding sequence ATGGATCATCCAGAAGCTTCAGTTTTGGAGCTTACTTGCCCCATCTGCTTGCAGCTCTTCTCTGAGCCAGTTTCTCTTCCCTGTGGTCACATCTACTGCCTCGCCTGCCTTCAGACCATGGAAGAAGGCCTCGACCAGCACAGCTGCCCTGAGTGCCAGGTGGAGTACCAGGGAACCCAGGCTCTTGTGAAAAGCTCCAAAATGTGCAGCATCATAGAGTCCTACAAAGCCACTGCTGGGAAAGCCAGCTCCACTGCAAACCCCTCTGATGACGACCATGTGACGATCAAGAGCGATGTCACAGAAgaatcaaacacaaaacaccagCAGGATGGAGCAACACCTGGAGAAAGCCAAGAGGAGAGCTCAGAGTGTGAGGGAAAGGATAACTTTAAATCTGGGTCTGGATGCACAGAGCGGTCCATTTCTTTGGATCAAGAGGTAGGTAGTAGCAAAGGCAGGAAGAAAATGGATGGACCTAAATTCAGGATTGCATCTCAAGTCACAGAGTTGAGTCTCAAGCTGGAGATGGCAGAGATTGTActgaagaaggagaaggaaCTGGAGTTAGAGGTGACCACTGCTAACAGTCAGCTGAGAGAGAAAGCATCCAGACTCTTAGGACAGATAAAAGAACTGTCACAGAGCTACAGCGTGCAGGTGATGCAGCTGATTGAAGAAGAGTTAGGTCCAGGTGAGGCCAACACAGGCAGTCGAGTCAGTCAAGCTACAGAGCTGACAAAGCAGCTTAGACAAGCCATGCTCAGAGCAGAGTCTCTCCTGACTGAAGATGATGAGACTGCATTTAGTGACGAGCTTCAGACTCTACAACCACACATTGAGGAGTTAATGGCCAAGCCTGTGGGCGAAGAGGACGACCACGTTGAATCAAAAGTCAACCCCACGCGAGCCTGCTCCAAGCTGGAAGACATGAACGCTGAGCTGAGGGAAAGCATTGGAGAGATTCAGCGCTCCCTTCGCAACACCCTCAACCCTTCagaggtgacctttgacccagaAACAGCCCACCCCAACCTTGTCCTCTCAGAGGACTTGAAGACGGTGACTTACAGCGCTGCCAAACAGCCCTACCCACCCTCTCCTCAGAGGTTCACCAACCTCTTCCAGGTCCTCAGCACCCAGAGCTTCTACGAAGGCGATCACTGCTGGGAGGTGGAGCTCGAGGGTTCTCCGTGGATCATCGGCGTGTGCTACAGTGGGAAACTGGCACGCAGCGGGGTGCCCTCTGCTCTGGAGAGCAGCCGCAGCTCCTGGTGTCTGATGTGGTTCAACAACCTGCTGACAGCCTTTGAGCAAGGTCACGATGTGCCGCTGAAGAGGACCACATTATCACGCAGGCTGGAGATCAGACTGAGTTTCAAGACCCACAGGCTGAGCTTCTACAACATCAGCCCGGTCAGCGGGAAGACTCATGTGTACACATTTAAGGCTAACCTGACTGAACCAGTGCACCTGGCCTACAGGATGATGTCAGGGCACCCCAAAGCACGTGTCACTATTTATTCATAA